A window from bacterium encodes these proteins:
- a CDS encoding 4Fe-4S dicluster domain-containing protein yields MPAIIERDLKKIQRTLDRIFDMKEPPVARTRLLSTGMELYNRLHSEGRDLASDKGCIACGNCVDSCPVLRREPERLKRTAQRTSMALESIVGEDCEQCYSCALACPQTDLDIKQYIVDKRVVETLHKSKILNQLDRYFAAIIGLLFGILLGILIAW; encoded by the coding sequence ATGCCAGCCATCATAGAGCGCGACCTGAAGAAAATCCAGCGGACCCTGGACCGCATCTTCGACATGAAGGAGCCCCCGGTGGCGCGGACCCGGCTCCTGTCCACCGGCATGGAACTTTACAACCGCCTCCACTCCGAGGGGCGGGACCTCGCCTCGGACAAGGGGTGCATCGCCTGCGGCAACTGCGTGGACTCCTGCCCCGTGCTGCGGCGCGAGCCGGAGAGGCTGAAGCGGACGGCTCAGCGGACCTCCATGGCCCTGGAGTCCATCGTCGGCGAGGACTGCGAGCAGTGTTACTCCTGCGCCCTGGCCTGCCCCCAAACCGACCTGGACATCAAGCAGTACATCGTGGACAAACGGGTGGTGGAAACCCTGCACAAGAGCAAGATACTCAACCAGCTCGACCGGTACTTCGCCGCGATCATCGGGCTCTTGTTCGGCATCCTTCTGGGCATCCTCATCGCCTGGTAG